Proteins encoded in a region of the Tachyglossus aculeatus isolate mTacAcu1 chromosome 12 unlocalized genomic scaffold, mTacAcu1.pri SUPER_6_unloc_3, whole genome shotgun sequence genome:
- the LOC119921602 gene encoding putative olfactory receptor 14L1: MYFFLKHLSILDLYYISVTVPKSITNSLSNSCSIHYWGCVAQLFLKIMLAISELFILTVISYDCYVSIFRPRHYEVIMNRGAYVQMAAATCFSGGLFGGDCSHWYEFGFISFMSIIISYIYIVSTVLTFPSTESHSKAFSTCLPHFAVITCFLSSGACAYLKSPSDSSSALDLMVSVFYTVVPRTLNPLIYSLRNREMKAVLKKVWG, translated from the exons atgtacttcttcctcaagcatCTGTCCATCCTCGATCTCTACTACATttctgtcacagtccccaaatccatcaccaaTTCCCTGAGCAACagctgttctatccactactggGGTTGTGTTGCCCAactctttttaaaaattatgtTGGCTATTTCAGAGTTGTTCATCCTCACTGTGATATCCTATGACTGCTACGTGTCCATCTTCCGCCCCCGacactatgaggtcatcatgaacagagGGGCCTATGTGCAGATGGCTGCTGCTACCTGCTTCAGTGGGGGGCTGTTTGGGGGGGAT TGTAGTCATTGGTATGAGTTTGGTTTCATCTCCTTCATGTCCATCATCATTTCTTACATTTACATCGTCTCCACCGTGCTGACATTTCCATCCACTGAGAGCCactccaaagctttctccacctgcctgcctcactttGCCGTTATCACGTGTTTTCTCTCTTCTGGAGCCTGTGCCTACCTGAAGTCACCTTCAGACTCCTCGTCAGCCCTGGACCtgatggtgtctgtgttctacaccgtcGTGCCCcgaaccctgaaccccctcatctatagcctaaGGAACAGGGAAATGAAGGCTGTCCTTAAGAAGGTTTGGggctga